Proteins encoded by one window of uncultured Celeribacter sp.:
- a CDS encoding glutathione S-transferase family protein, giving the protein MTIQLYCFGESGHSYKVALGLTLAGLDWTPVYVDFFHGEARSETFRALNPMGECPVYVDGDLVLTQSGVILDHIAKQTGKFEGQSEAERREVLRWVLWDNHKMSSQAGTARFLMNFLPEDKRPAEVIAFLQGRLKAAFTVLNNALADRTWLAGTDEISAADLSCCSYLFYPEPFGFDRADWPHIDAWLDRISALPGWKHPYDMMPGNPTDRA; this is encoded by the coding sequence ATGACCATTCAGCTCTATTGTTTCGGCGAAAGCGGCCATTCCTACAAGGTGGCGCTTGGATTGACCCTCGCGGGCCTCGACTGGACCCCGGTCTATGTCGATTTCTTTCACGGAGAGGCCCGATCCGAGACCTTCCGTGCGCTCAATCCGATGGGCGAATGTCCGGTCTATGTGGACGGCGATCTGGTGCTGACACAATCCGGTGTGATCCTCGATCATATCGCCAAACAAACCGGCAAGTTCGAGGGCCAAAGCGAAGCTGAGAGGCGCGAGGTGTTGCGCTGGGTTCTCTGGGACAATCACAAGATGTCCTCGCAGGCTGGCACGGCGCGCTTTCTGATGAATTTCCTGCCCGAGGACAAACGCCCCGCCGAGGTGATCGCCTTTCTACAGGGCCGCCTCAAAGCCGCCTTCACGGTTCTGAACAACGCGCTTGCAGATCGGACCTGGCTGGCCGGAACGGACGAGATCAGCGCCGCCGATCTGTCCTGTTGTTCCTATCTCTTTTACCCGGAGCCTTTCGGATTTGACCGCGCCGATTGGCCCCATATCGACGCCTGGCTGGACCGCATCAGCGCCCTGCCCGGCTGGAAACACCCATACGACATGATGCCCGGAAATCCGACAGACCGGGCGTGA
- a CDS encoding acetyl-CoA C-acetyltransferase — translation MTEAYIYDALRSPRGKGRKDGSLHEVTSAALSAQMLNAVKDRNGLEGHAVEDVIWGNVTQVGEQGGCLARTAVLASDLDQSIPGLAINRFCASGMEAVNLAANQVKGGAGMAYIAGGVEMMGRVAMGSDGAAIAVDPHIAMKTYFVPQGISADIIATEYGFTREEADALAVESQNRAEAAWKDNRFAKSIVPVKDMNGLTILDHDEYMRPGTSVEALGALKASFKEMGEVMPGFDKIALMKYPHLEKINHIHHAGNSSGIVDGSAAVLIGNKEFGEKYGLKPRARIRATAKIGTDPTIMLTGPVPVTEKILRDSGMSISDIDLFEVNEAFASVVMRFMQAFDVDSSKVNVNGGSIAMGHPLGATGAIIIGTLLDELERTGKGTGLATLCIASGMGAATIIERI, via the coding sequence ATGACCGAAGCCTATATTTACGACGCCCTGCGCAGCCCGCGCGGCAAGGGGCGCAAGGACGGGAGCCTACACGAGGTGACCTCGGCCGCGCTCTCCGCGCAGATGCTGAACGCCGTCAAAGACCGCAACGGACTTGAGGGCCATGCTGTCGAGGACGTGATCTGGGGCAATGTGACCCAGGTCGGCGAACAGGGCGGCTGCCTTGCGCGCACGGCCGTTTTGGCCTCCGATCTCGATCAATCCATCCCCGGCCTCGCGATCAACCGCTTCTGCGCCTCGGGCATGGAAGCCGTGAACCTCGCCGCCAACCAAGTCAAAGGCGGGGCTGGCATGGCCTATATCGCCGGCGGCGTCGAGATGATGGGCCGGGTCGCCATGGGCTCCGACGGGGCGGCGATTGCGGTCGACCCCCACATTGCGATGAAAACCTATTTCGTGCCGCAGGGCATCTCGGCGGACATCATCGCCACGGAATACGGGTTCACCCGTGAGGAAGCCGATGCTCTGGCCGTCGAGTCGCAAAACCGCGCCGAAGCTGCGTGGAAGGACAACCGCTTTGCGAAATCCATCGTGCCGGTGAAGGACATGAACGGGCTGACCATTCTCGACCATGACGAATATATGCGTCCGGGCACCTCGGTCGAAGCTTTGGGTGCGCTCAAGGCCTCATTCAAGGAGATGGGCGAAGTCATGCCGGGCTTCGACAAGATCGCACTGATGAAATATCCGCATCTTGAGAAGATCAACCACATCCACCATGCGGGCAACTCGTCGGGCATCGTCGATGGCTCCGCCGCCGTGTTGATCGGCAACAAGGAATTCGGCGAGAAATACGGCCTCAAACCGCGCGCGCGCATCCGGGCGACCGCCAAGATCGGCACCGACCCGACCATCATGCTCACCGGGCCGGTGCCCGTGACCGAGAAAATCCTGCGCGACAGCGGCATGTCGATTTCGGACATCGACCTGTTCGAAGTCAACGAGGCCTTCGCCTCCGTCGTCATGCGCTTCATGCAGGCCTTTGATGTTGATTCATCGAAAGTGAACGTCAATGGTGGTTCCATCGCGATGGGCCACCCTCTTGGCGCAACCGGGGCGATCATCATCGGCACGCTTCTGGACGAGTTGGAGCGCACCGGCAAAGGCACAGGTCTCGCCACGCTTTGTATCGCATCCGGCATGGGAGCGGCGACGATCATCGAAAGGATCTGA
- a CDS encoding Hint domain-containing protein gives MMKLGQMLRKDPVYDAGGRSGVWDGMCHGGHVGLTSGLIAGMQVATSIGWRDVAALQEGDKVLTFDEGMQPVRRITKRWTYTDQGMTPASLWPLHVPAGALGNRSAMTLLPEQPVMVESDAGEAMFGDPFTLMPALALEGYKGIEREHVRKPIEVVILHFDTEQVVFGNIGALFHCPAEEAVTIAGLMEDSYVPGYEVLSLTQARMFVDALIDEDAQDDVWMQEERRQRGREARHYAS, from the coding sequence ATGATGAAGCTTGGTCAGATGTTGCGCAAAGACCCGGTTTATGATGCGGGCGGGCGCTCCGGCGTTTGGGATGGGATGTGTCATGGCGGGCACGTGGGGCTGACCTCGGGTCTCATTGCCGGGATGCAGGTGGCGACCAGCATCGGCTGGCGCGATGTGGCGGCTCTGCAAGAGGGCGATAAAGTGCTGACCTTTGATGAGGGGATGCAGCCTGTGCGGCGGATCACGAAGCGCTGGACCTACACGGATCAGGGCATGACGCCCGCGTCTCTCTGGCCGCTTCATGTGCCAGCGGGCGCCTTGGGCAATCGGTCCGCGATGACGCTTTTGCCGGAACAGCCGGTGATGGTGGAAAGCGATGCGGGCGAGGCGATGTTTGGCGATCCTTTCACCTTGATGCCGGCTCTCGCTTTGGAGGGCTACAAGGGCATCGAGCGTGAGCATGTGCGCAAGCCCATCGAGGTCGTGATCCTGCATTTCGACACCGAACAAGTGGTGTTCGGCAATATCGGTGCGCTGTTTCACTGTCCCGCAGAGGAGGCCGTGACCATCGCCGGGCTGATGGAGGACAGTTATGTGCCGGGTTACGAGGTCTTGTCGCTGACCCAGGCGCGGATGTTCGTGGATGCGCTGATCGACGAGGATGCGCAGGACGATGTCTGGATGCAGGAGGAGCGCCGCCAGAGAGGGCGCGAGGCGCGGCATTACGCGTCCTGA
- a CDS encoding 3-hydroxyacyl-CoA dehydrogenase NAD-binding domain-containing protein produces MTDFHYDVDSDGVAVITWDIPNKSMNVLSMEGITELDACIDRALGDEAVKGIVITSGKDSFAGGMDLNIIAKMKDAAGDDPAKGLFDGLMNMHAILRKLERAGMDPKTNKGGKPVAAALPGTALGIGLELPLSCHRIFAADNPKAKIGLPEIKVGIFPGMGGTTRVSRMVGAMAAAPILLEGKMLDPKKAKGAGIIQEVVEPGELLAKAKEWVLGAKDADIVKPWDVKGWKMPGGAPYHPAGFMTFVGASAMVNGNTQGVYPAAKALLSAVYEGAMVPFDTALKIEARWFTHVLMNPSSSSMIRSLFINKEALEKGANRPEVADQTVKKVGVLGAGMMGAGIAYVSANAGIEVVLIDQKQEAADKGKAYSETILDKGISRKKVTPEKKDQVLSRITATTDLDALKGCDLIVEAVFEDIGVKAEMTKKVEAIVGPDCIFASNTSTLPITELAKASARPEQFIGIHFFSPVDKMLLVEIIKGKETGDVAVAKALDYVRQIRKTPIVVNDARFFYANRCIIPYINEGVRMAAEGVDLPLIENAAKLLGFPLGPLQLIDETSIDLGVKIAKATKAAMGDAYPDEAVDEVVFWMFDQGRLGKKSNAGFYDYDEKGKRGYLWEGFNEEFPVADAQPDLDEVQHRLMMAQVLEAVRALEEGVLEDIREGDVGAILGWGFAPWSGGPFSWLDIIGAAKAVEICDNLTATHGPRFETPKLLREMAASGETFYGRFGTGVDSQAA; encoded by the coding sequence ATGACTGATTTTCATTACGACGTAGACAGCGACGGCGTGGCCGTCATCACCTGGGACATCCCGAACAAGAGCATGAACGTGCTCTCGATGGAGGGGATTACCGAACTGGACGCCTGTATCGACAGGGCGTTGGGCGACGAGGCCGTCAAAGGCATCGTGATCACCTCGGGCAAGGACAGCTTTGCCGGCGGCATGGATTTGAACATCATCGCCAAGATGAAGGACGCGGCGGGAGATGACCCGGCCAAGGGGCTTTTCGACGGGCTGATGAACATGCACGCGATCCTGCGCAAGCTGGAACGCGCAGGCATGGACCCGAAGACCAACAAGGGCGGCAAACCCGTCGCGGCGGCCCTTCCGGGCACGGCGCTTGGCATCGGCCTCGAACTGCCTTTGTCCTGTCACCGCATTTTTGCCGCCGACAATCCGAAGGCCAAGATCGGCCTGCCGGAGATCAAGGTCGGCATTTTCCCCGGCATGGGCGGCACCACGCGCGTCTCGCGCATGGTTGGCGCGATGGCAGCGGCGCCGATCCTGCTTGAGGGCAAGATGTTGGACCCGAAAAAAGCCAAGGGCGCGGGGATCATTCAAGAGGTGGTAGAGCCCGGCGAACTTTTGGCGAAGGCCAAAGAGTGGGTTTTGGGCGCGAAAGATGCCGACATCGTGAAACCCTGGGACGTGAAGGGCTGGAAAATGCCCGGCGGCGCGCCCTACCACCCGGCAGGTTTCATGACCTTCGTCGGCGCCTCCGCCATGGTCAACGGCAACACCCAGGGCGTCTATCCGGCGGCGAAGGCCCTTCTGTCCGCGGTCTACGAAGGCGCGATGGTGCCCTTCGACACCGCGCTCAAGATCGAAGCGCGTTGGTTCACCCATGTGCTGATGAACCCGTCGTCGTCGTCGATGATCCGGTCGCTGTTCATCAACAAGGAAGCCTTGGAAAAAGGCGCGAACCGTCCCGAGGTCGCGGACCAGACCGTCAAAAAAGTCGGCGTCTTGGGCGCGGGCATGATGGGCGCGGGCATTGCCTATGTCTCGGCCAATGCGGGCATCGAGGTCGTGCTGATCGACCAGAAACAAGAGGCGGCGGACAAGGGCAAAGCTTACTCCGAAACCATCCTCGACAAGGGGATCAGCCGCAAAAAGGTGACGCCGGAGAAGAAAGACCAGGTCCTGAGCCGTATCACCGCGACCACCGATCTGGACGCTCTCAAGGGCTGTGACCTGATCGTCGAAGCCGTGTTCGAAGACATCGGTGTCAAGGCGGAGATGACCAAGAAGGTCGAGGCCATCGTGGGCCCGGACTGCATCTTTGCCTCGAACACTTCGACGCTCCCGATCACCGAACTGGCCAAAGCCTCCGCTCGCCCAGAGCAGTTCATCGGCATTCACTTCTTTAGCCCCGTGGACAAGATGCTCCTCGTGGAGATCATCAAGGGCAAAGAGACCGGCGACGTGGCCGTGGCGAAAGCGCTCGATTACGTGCGCCAGATCCGCAAGACGCCGATCGTGGTCAACGATGCGCGCTTCTTCTACGCCAACCGCTGCATCATTCCCTACATCAACGAGGGTGTGCGCATGGCGGCCGAGGGCGTGGACCTGCCGCTCATTGAGAATGCCGCGAAACTTCTGGGCTTCCCGCTCGGGCCGCTTCAGCTTATCGACGAGACCTCGATTGATCTCGGCGTGAAGATCGCCAAGGCCACCAAAGCCGCCATGGGCGACGCTTACCCGGACGAGGCCGTGGATGAGGTGGTGTTCTGGATGTTCGATCAAGGGCGTCTCGGTAAAAAATCCAACGCGGGCTTCTATGACTATGACGAGAAAGGCAAACGCGGCTACCTCTGGGAAGGCTTCAACGAAGAGTTCCCGGTGGCCGACGCCCAGCCCGATCTGGATGAAGTCCAGCACCGTCTGATGATGGCGCAGGTGCTCGAAGCCGTCCGCGCACTCGAAGAGGGCGTGTTGGAAGACATCCGCGAGGGCGACGTGGGCGCAATCCTCGGCTGGGGCTTTGCACCTTGGTCTGGTGGTCCGTTCTCCTGGCTCGACATCATCGGGGCCGCGAAAGCCGTCGAGATTTGCGACAATCTCACCGCCACCCATGGGCCGCGCTTCGAGACGCCGAAGCTCCTGCGCGAGATGGCGGCCTCTGGCGAGACCTTCTATGGCCGCTTCGGGACGGGCGTGGACAGCCAAGCCGCCTAA